A stretch of DNA from Methanogenium sp. S4BF:
CAGTCGGCCTCAAATATACCGAAGGCTTCACCCAACTGCTCCCGTCCGTCCTCACCATCGCCCTGATGGGAGGCAGTTTCTACTTTCTCTCAAAGTCACTTGAGACACTGCCCATCGGCACCGCCTATGCCGTCTGGACAGGCATTGGTGCGGTGGGAACCGTCATTTTAGGCATCCTTCTCTTCGGTGAGTCACGGGAGCTCCTGCGTATCCTCTGCCTTCTGCTGGTAATCTCAGGGATTATCGGGCTGAAACTCGTCAGCGGGGAGTGACAGGGAGAAACGAAGGGGAGGCATGCAGCGAAGAAAGGGAGAAATAGAGGCAAACCATGCCTGCCTTCACCGCTTTTTGTTCTCCTCAAACCAATCCCGGAACAGGGATTCATTGAACGTGATCGGCTGCATGAAATACAGGACCATCCGCGGCAGAGTAACCACCGACTTCAGGAGGAGGGAACCGCATCTTTTCAGGAGAGACATGGCCCGGACAGAAATCACCCCCGTGATTCAATATAGCGCAGATATTCGCTGTACAGGGCGTCCTCATATGCCCCGGCCTTCTTTGTCGGGACATAGTTTGCCGCCTTCACCGCCGCAAGAAGCGCCTCTTTTACCTGTACAGGGCCGGAGAGGTTCAGCCCTGCGACCTGCTTCAGGATCTGGTCAAGGCCGTTGATGCCGACCGCTTTGCCATCCACCATGATCTGTTGGACATCGCCTGCCTTCGAAACCATGCCGCCGCAGACCGTACAGTACTCCCCTTCGTCATCCACCATTTATCTCTTCACCCCGTTCTTTGCCCACCACTTCATCCAGGACATCATCCCGCCGGTCACCCCACATTCGACCCGGATCTATGCCCGGATCATCACGAGCATCATCTTAAACCGCGTCACCGCTGAAAGGGCATGCGGTGCATTCGCCGGGAAGATGATGGTGTCACCCGTTTTCATCACATACGTCTCACCGGAGAGCCAGACCTCACACTCGCCGTCCAGGATCGTGACCACCGCATCAAAGGGAGCAGTATGCTCACTGAGCCCCTCATCCTCGTCAAACGAGAAGAGGGTGATGGTACCCACCGGTTTGTTCACGATCATCCGGCTTGCGACCGCACCCTCCTGGTAGTCCACGAGGTCTGCGAGATGCAGGACCTTCCCCTTCAGTTCATCCCGGTTATTTTCTGACATACCGATACTTCACCCCGGTATGGCCATGCATACCGTAATATCCGGTATTTGGCTCATAACTGCAATAAAGGGTTGTATGGAACAGAATGGTATCCGTCGGGATACCATGCCCGTTTGGTGAAGGATAACACCCGCTCACCTGCGCCAGGTATGCAGATGCTGGGAGAGATAATAGAAGACAAACCAGAAAAGGGCCGCCGCACCCGGCACCGGGAGGAGGAGACGGTCTGCCGGAATGTGATACACATACCCCCCTGCAATGACCACTGCCGCCATGGACACCAGGAACTTTGCAAACCAGACCGGCCGCCGGTCACGGGAATCCCCCGTATGGATGCCGCCCTTCAGGTGCAGAGAGGAGAACGGCAGGAGGGGCTGCAGGCCACTTATCGTGCAGCAGTCCTCTGCCAGATGGAGGATACTCCCAAAGAGAAGCCCTGCGTAGACGAAGAGGAGCACGTCCGTCCACAGGACCATCTGCATGCAGAGGATGCCTGTTACTGCAGAGATGGCAGCCACTGCGACAGACACCCCATACAGGGTATGGAGGGAACACCGGTGGCGCCCGTCAAACCGGCATCCTGTCACCCAATAAACACATCGCACGACGGATACAATCCCGATGCACACACAGGAACAGATGAAGCTGCCACAGCTCTTCAGATGCACACCCTGTGCGGCAACGAGGTCCGCATCCGGCAGATGGCTCCCCCCAAATACCCCGACAAGAAAACAGACACAGCACCAGAGGCATGCGGCAGTGAGATCTGACGATAAAAACGGTGAAATACAGAGGAGTGCAGTCGCCATTGAGAGGACAACATGGTCGTCTCCCCTCACCTGCCGATCACCGGCAGTCCAACCATACCTCCGCCCCTTCCGGCCGCCGTCGTCGGGATACCTCCAGATATTGCAGGCGGATACCAGCGAGAGCAGAAGAGATACATTGCATCACGGTTGATGCTGTCTGAAAATAAAGGCGATGACTGCGGCCCGAAACTGTTTTTGGCCCTGTTTTCTTCAAAAAAAGTGATGTTGTGGTCGCCGCACCTCAGAGGATGCGGGTGCCTTTTGTGGGTTTCGGCACCTTCACGACGAGCACCCGGAAGGGGGCTTCACTCCGGTTAAACCAGCGGTGCGGGATCCCGGCCGGACTCTCAACGAGCTGATCTTTTCCCACCACTTCCTCCTCGTCTCCGATCTCAACGACCCCGGTGCCTTCGAGGACATAGAAGAAGACGTCAACCGGCGTGATGTGTTTTTTGAGCTCTTCACCCGGCTGGAGCGTGATGACGACTGCCATCGCATGTTCGGTGTCATAGGCCACACGGGCATCCACCTGATGAGGGTTTTCGCCCACCGGCAGGCTGGCGATATCTGTGATCTTCATACGACTCCGGTCGTCCCGGAAGGCAATAAAGATGCCAGTGCCCGGATGGATACCACGCCATCGGCCGTCGTGCTTCGGTGCCCTGTCCGGGCCTACTGATCTCCCCAGTCCCCGGCGCCCTCCAGTGCCTGCCGGACGAGTGACCGCACCTCACCGGGGAAGCCGGACACCTGCCTTACGTCCCTTTTCCGGTCCATTCCGTCCGCCCATGCCGTTCCGGTGAGCGGGATCCCGGCGGTGGCAAAGAATGCTGTTGCAATCGCACGCAGAGGAATGAAGTTCACCTCGCCCTCCCGGCCGCAGACGCCGAAGAAGAGCCCGGCCTGATGGCTCCCCTGAACCACATCGGTAAGATTGCGGCGCGCATGGTATGCCTGGAAACGGTCAATGAGGGCCTTCAGGGCACCGGGGACACTGCAGGAGTAGACCGGGGCGCATACCGCAAGCACCCGGCAGCGCTGCACCAGCACAAAGACCTCGTCCATATCGTCGGCAAATGTGCAATAACCGGTGTTATAGCACTGGTAACATCCGATGCAGGGGTGGATATCCATATCATCCGGGTAGAGAACCTGCACCGTCCCCCCTGCCCGGTCCGTCTCTGCTGCAATCAGGCCTGCAGTCTGCCCGCAGTTCCCGTCCGGGCGGGGACTGCCCTGGATGATCACCACATCTGCCGTCTCTGCCGCCGGCAGGCACCGGGGATGCAGGCGGCTGAAATACTCCACCATATCCGTTGGATGTTCTGTGAACTCCCCCTCCCACTCATCTGCCTGCCTGAATGCAACGGATTTCGCATCCAGCTCCATTGCAGGCGTGTACTCATAGGTATTGGTGAAAAACTCCGTCACGGTCCGGCCTGTTCCGTCAGTAACCCGCACCCCATACCGCTCCATGCCGGGATACAGGTGGGTGAGATCTGCACTGACGCATGTAATCAAAAAGTCTCCCTGTGCTGTCTGCACCGTCCGCCGCTCCAGTATGATCTCCCGAATCATCACTCAGTTCCTGTGGGTCTCCCAAAAAAAACCGCACCACGGCGGTGGCCAAAGGATGAAAACGCGTACGTCATTCAGGCATCCCCATACCTCCAGGCCCCGGCCGGAATATGAATCGAAAAAGTGGCCCCCTCCCCTTCAGTCCCAACCTCGGTGATTGAGCACCCCGTGATGCCCAGCACTTCCCGTATGATAAAGAGGCCCAGCCCGGTATTTGACCCGACACCACGCTCGAAGATCCGTTCTTTCTGGCTTTCCGGCACTCCGACACCGTTGTCTGTCACCAGAAGCGTGCCTGAGCCATCCGCACCTTCCGTGAAGGATACATAAATATCCGTAACGGAGACGCCGTGCCGGGCCGCGTTGTCGAAGAGGTTATAGAATACCTTGACAAGCATCGTATCGGCATAAATCTCCAGGGCTCCCGTCATACAGGAGATCTGAATCAGACGGGGGTCAATGGCATCGGCCCCCTCTGCACAGGCCGCATTCACCTTCTGCCACCGGGGCGCCTTTACCCCGAGATCCTGGTAATCCCGGGTGAATGAGATCTGCCGGTAAATCCGCTTGGTCGCCTCAAAGAGCTTCTCGATATACTCATGGCCCGGGGCATCATCCGGCGTCAGCTCCTCAAGCAGTTCAGAGTATGAGAGCAGCACCTGCACCTGGTTCAGGATATCATGCCGGGTCATAGACGAAAGGATATTCAGCTTTTTGTTTGCCTCCCGCAGGGCCGCCCGGTAGCGGTGCATCTCAGTGATGTCCATGAACGACACCACGAAATTCATCGGTTCCCCATGGGTGTCCGAGATGACCGTGGCAGATGCCAGCAGATCAATCGTCCGCCCGTCTGCCGTCTTTCCGTGCTGCTCCCCGAACCAGTTTCCGGTCTCCGTAAGGTTCTGGAGTGCAGCCGCGGACTGCTCCCGGTCTTCACCCAGATCTATGATGGAGAGGCCCACCAGTGCGGTCTCGTCGTCATACCCAAGCATCTTCGTCAGAGCTGCATTTGCATAGCGCACGCTCCCATCCATCGAAAGCAGGGCAATGCCGTTCTGCGTCGCCTCGATGGCCGCATTCTTCAGGTGCAGATCCCGTTCTGCCTCGCGGATATCGGTGACGTCCTCACCGGAACTCAGGGTGCCGGTGATCATCCCGTCTGCGTTGCGTATCACCGTATTATGCCAGAGGATTCTCC
This window harbors:
- the sugE gene encoding quaternary ammonium compound efflux SMR transporter SugE, with protein sequence MALNAWLSLLVAGIMETGWAVGLKYTEGFTQLLPSVLTIALMGGSFYFLSKSLETLPIGTAYAVWTGIGAVGTVILGILLFGESRELLRILCLLLVISGIIGLKLVSGE
- a CDS encoding NAC family transcription factor — translated: MVDDEGEYCTVCGGMVSKAGDVQQIMVDGKAVGINGLDQILKQVAGLNLSGPVQVKEALLAAVKAANYVPTKKAGAYEDALYSEYLRYIESRG
- a CDS encoding cupin domain-containing protein, with the translated sequence MSENNRDELKGKVLHLADLVDYQEGAVASRMIVNKPVGTITLFSFDEDEGLSEHTAPFDAVVTILDGECEVWLSGETYVMKTGDTIIFPANAPHALSAVTRFKMMLVMIRA
- a CDS encoding metal-dependent hydrolase; protein product: MRGDDHVVLSMATALLCISPFLSSDLTAACLWCCVCFLVGVFGGSHLPDADLVAAQGVHLKSCGSFICSCVCIGIVSVVRCVYWVTGCRFDGRHRCSLHTLYGVSVAVAAISAVTGILCMQMVLWTDVLLFVYAGLLFGSILHLAEDCCTISGLQPLLPFSSLHLKGGIHTGDSRDRRPVWFAKFLVSMAAVVIAGGYVYHIPADRLLLPVPGAAALFWFVFYYLSQHLHTWRR
- a CDS encoding cupin domain-containing protein, which gives rise to MKITDIASLPVGENPHQVDARVAYDTEHAMAVVITLQPGEELKKHITPVDVFFYVLEGTGVVEIGDEEEVVGKDQLVESPAGIPHRWFNRSEAPFRVLVVKVPKPTKGTRIL
- a CDS encoding flavodoxin family protein, producing the protein MIREIILERRTVQTAQGDFLITCVSADLTHLYPGMERYGVRVTDGTGRTVTEFFTNTYEYTPAMELDAKSVAFRQADEWEGEFTEHPTDMVEYFSRLHPRCLPAAETADVVIIQGSPRPDGNCGQTAGLIAAETDRAGGTVQVLYPDDMDIHPCIGCYQCYNTGYCTFADDMDEVFVLVQRCRVLAVCAPVYSCSVPGALKALIDRFQAYHARRNLTDVVQGSHQAGLFFGVCGREGEVNFIPLRAIATAFFATAGIPLTGTAWADGMDRKRDVRQVSGFPGEVRSLVRQALEGAGDWGDQ
- a CDS encoding MASE3 domain-containing protein; its protein translation is MNPSENEDHGISGRLFSENRIFFAVLILLLAGAVLTSLYSFLLFHVIVEMFSVLIAAAIFIIVWNTRGYLQNTYLLIVGIAYLFIGSIDFIHTLAYAGMDIFVGYGPNLPTQLWIIARYMEAATLVVAPLMFSRTMKPYRVLGLYAAATAVLVTAAFVPGLFPACYVEGEGLTLFKIVSEYLICILLACAIYLLWRHRDHFEDDIFWLVVASIVLTICAELSFTFYVSVYGLSNFAGHLFKLASFALIYQALVVSAFRRPYETLFREVRQAEETVRKERDLLQQYLDLAPVMFIVIDRNGEVKLINRRGAEILGYPAEEIIGKNWYATFLPSPVRKTVISRLDHLLADDVHPGDEVAENLILTKDGEYRRILWHNTVIRNADGMITGTLSSGEDVTDIREAERDLHLKNAAIEATQNGIALLSMDGSVRYANAALTKMLGYDDETALVGLSIIDLGEDREQSAAALQNLTETGNWFGEQHGKTADGRTIDLLASATVISDTHGEPMNFVVSFMDITEMHRYRAALREANKKLNILSSMTRHDILNQVQVLLSYSELLEELTPDDAPGHEYIEKLFEATKRIYRQISFTRDYQDLGVKAPRWQKVNAACAEGADAIDPRLIQISCMTGALEIYADTMLVKVFYNLFDNAARHGVSVTDIYVSFTEGADGSGTLLVTDNGVGVPESQKERIFERGVGSNTGLGLFIIREVLGITGCSITEVGTEGEGATFSIHIPAGAWRYGDA